TTTAGAGGCGAATTGATGCCATTGAAAAAATTGATCTTCCTCTTAAGAAAaatgtagtattttaaaatattatgtgacTATTCAAACTGAAGGCTCATAAAAAGTGGCATGTGTGTTTTCCTTATATTTACCTTCATTATTTTTCTAGGTGTTTCATAACGTTTGCAACCAATGTAAATGGGATAGCTTAAATCTATGATATTCCCTATTTATTGGAAGACTGtgcaaatttttaatttatttatgtattcatttatttttattgtagagatggggtctccttatgttgcccaggctggtcttgaactcctgggctcaagcgttccacccccctcagccttccaaagtgctgggattataggcgagagccactgtgcctcaccTAGTATGCAAAGTTTTTACGCATTTAACTTCTATCAATCAGCCTCTCCTGACCTATGTCCTAGGTGATTGCCTTGGATTTCTAGGATGTCAGTTCCTTAAGAGAAAGATAGTTTTCCACTTTCTTTGTTAACAAAATACACCGATAAGTTATCTTCCCTCTCCAAATTGTTTAGGACAATGAATATGGCCTCAGGGCCTTTACACGGTTCTATGTGGCCAGGAGAAAACCTGCGGGACTGAGCGTTCCTTCCCTGCCACTCAAGAAAGGGAGCGTGTGACCTgggtctctttaaaaaaaaaaattttttttaacatgctaTGTATAGAAAGGAAACGTAGCTCCAGTTCAATGAAAATTTTCACAAACGGTGAGTATTGACCTATTTAAGGAACAGACAGTGCCAAAAAGATTCTGACACTGACTTATGTATTTAGACTCTGGCCCTGCAGAGCTACATCTCATCCTTGCATCTACAGGGCTGCTTATGGCAATCACCATGACTCCCTGCCTTAGGGGCTTTTTGTCTTACAGTTGGAGCATGCTGGATATGACCCAAGGCCAACtggaggtcttgaactcctgggctcaagcgatccactcccctcagccttccaaagtgctgggattataggtgagagccactgtgcctgacctagtCTGCAAAGTTTTTATGCACTTAACTTCTCTCAATCAGCCTCTCCTGGTCTATTTCCTAGGTGATTGACTTGGATTTCTAGGATGTCAATTCCTTAAAAGAAAGACAGTTTTCCACTTTCTTTGTTAATAAAATACACCAATATGTTCTCTTCCCTCTCCAAATTGTTTAGAACACTGAACACGGCCTCAGGGTGTTCAGAACCATGTAAAGCATGGTTCTACGGgggctagaagaaaacctggaggAGTGAGCCTTCCTTCCCTGCCACTCAAGAAAGGGAGTGTGCGACCTGGGTCACTTTACAGTAACGTCAATTTCCTCCGTTCTTACATAAGACTGAGTGGGCAGCCAGTGTGGAGGCAAGCCACATCTCATAATAGTCATTTTAGTTCCTCATGAGAACCacactacaaaaaacacaaagtgCTGTCCTCACCGTTATCCCTCTGACAGCCTGGAAAATCCATGTCCAGCATCTAGACAATACCCACATGGGTCACACTTTAATGGTAACAATGTAGTTATTCTAGATCAGAGACTTGGAAGGGAATATGGCTTGAGACATATGAGTATGTCTCAAGGAACTGGTCCAGTTTTAGCATAAGATTTTCCAAAGCATTAAAAGCCCACCTGCATCCCAGGTCCACAGAATAAAGGTGTGAAGCTGCACTGCATTGAGCTTTGGGAGGGGCTCCACTGCACTGAGCTTTGGGAGGGTTTAGATAAGTGTGGGAGACACAGCAATGTTTAATTGCAGTGTTCAATTTCTGCAACTAAACACTCCATTTACATGAATTGTGTATTATAGAAGGAGTACTTGCAGAGTCATGACCAAAGATGGATGAAAGATTGAGAAGCAAGTAGGAAGTTCGACCTGGAACTAATTCCTGGATTGGAACATGGTGGACAAAGTTGCTGATCACTACCCAGGGGACAAGGCAAGATGCAATGGGTGCTGTTTATTTACAGAAAGGAGAAATTTTAATGGATTTTATACAAGCCAGGAACAAGCTCTGAGGCCAGGGTAGTTGAGGGTTCTGTCTAGGAAGGAGACATGCAGATGGCACCCAGCCACAGGATATACCCACCTCCTCTCCCAGCAACTTCCACTCACCTTATTCAGGCTTGAACCAGaaggaagccaggcatggtggccagtgTTCGAATCTTGCAGACTGTTGGCACTAGGTTCTGAGGACAATTGTGAGTCACCATAGTGACTATGACTTCACTTGGTGCTGAACCAATCAGGCCCTGGGACTCAAGGAAAGAGAGGGAGTGCCAAGCTGTTACTGTTTACCCTCTGGCCCAGATCTTTCTTCAGAAGAAACCTGAGTGGTCTCACAGGTAAAATATCCTGATATACCAAGATCATAGAGCATCCTTTTGTGCCATTAACTAACTAACCTACCCGATAAACCCCAACCCTGTTTGGTAATGGGGGGAGGTTATCAGAGAGTCATTTGTTCAAACTGATACAGAGACACTGTAGAGCAGTGGGTAAAAGCAGAAGCTTCAGATACAGGCTTTCTCAGTTCCAATCTCACCTCTCTGTCACTTGGGCAAGTCTTTTAGTCTCTCTTGGGAGGTCAAAATAGAGAACACAGTGGGCATCCACCCCTAGCCTTGGCACTGTGCTAGATTCAAACGAAATGCAGAACTGGGTTTTTGGGGATGAGGCAGGGCCAGGCATCAGAGGTGAGTACAATCTTTAAGCCACTGTGATTACATTCCCAGGATGGAAAATCAGCAGGATGGACCTTAGAAACAGAAACTAGGTAGTACTTGAGAATGTCCAGTTTATCTCTTACACAGGGGTTTGGAGTAAGATTCATACCTGCTTCACCAGTGATTTTCAAAGGAGGCAAATCCTATTTGAAGCTCAAGTCACATAAAGAGATTTGGAATGAGGAAACAAATTATAGCAGCCTGCAAGTTGTAGAATGAAGAAATGCAAATGTAAAGTACTGAACTTTGTTATGGATAGATTTACCAAAGAGAATTACTCTGCATAACATGAATAATGGAGTTCAGAAGGAAGCCCATATCCCAGGTACAGGGAAAACTCAGAGGTGAGAAGAAGGCAGCTCTGAAAAAGAGCAACATAGAATTGAGTTAAAATTAGTGTGGATATAAGAATTACAATGACACTTGAGCTATGAGGTAGTGTTTTGAGTACAATCTAACAAGCCTATGTGTGTCAGGTAATGATTAAAGGGATGCAATAGTGTGTCTTTAATGTCCCGGGTCCCATCAGGCTGCTGCACAGCCCCATGTGTAAGACAGATAGAAGAAACAATATGGTTGGTGCTTCAAATCAGATGATGACCCAAAGCAATCTCCTGTGACTACTGCTGgtagcagtgtgtgtgtgtatgggtgtgtgtgtgtgtgtgtgtgtgtgtgtgtgtgtgtgtgtgtggttttgtgcCAGTGAGGAAGAGGTTGCCGGGTACACTTGATTACCTAGAATACATCATCTTTTTCAGACTTCCTCGGTTGTGCTGTTCTACTGAGGTTGGGTGGAGTCAACACGTCATGGATAAAGAAGTCCCTAAAGGCAGTCCCAGGGAGCCCGCACTGAACATCAAGAAGTCAGACAAATCCTTCAAATGCAAGAAGCCCACCGAAAATGTGCTGATCTTTTTAATCAACAGACAAGTGGGCAGGCACAGAAGTGACATTGACCTGTCAAGATGGGTGTGGATGCTGTCATAAAGCAACTCTAGGGTGGACATGGCCTTGGACAAAAAGTCATGTGGCTTATGTGCTGAAGCCTGCCCAGATTTTtgagaaattaaatataattagaaCAATAAACTCCTCCCATGTTTGAGTCATTAAAACAGAGCCTGTCATTTCACTCCTTTAGGTTGGATGTGTGTTTGCTGACAGGGTGTTCTTGGGTTACACTGGAAGGGGCTTCTGTTCATCCTAACACGCTGTGCAGGGGTGCTCAGACCCAGGGGAGAGGGTGAGATCATGCTGCACACCAGATCTCTCCCACCATCAATCTGAAAAACACTGCAAAGTCAAAGTGATGTAGTACTTGGCATTCAAGGACCAAAGACTCTTCTCCCTAGCCATTTTGAAGAGACTGCCCTGGTGTTCCCCTCTAAAACCCAATGCTTGTCCTAGTGAAAAGACATTGTTTAAGAGCAGACCAACAGTTGGCCTGGGGGTTTGGGATATGTTTTAATACTGCCAATGTCATATCCACAGAGCCTTCCAGAGGCAACCGCTCTGCCCTTTGTCCCCAGGAAAGTATAGAATGCTCTGGTCACTTTTTTGTGTCATGTCAAACAAACCTGCTCAGGCCACAGCCAAAGATAATTCATTTGACTGAAGTGAAGCCACCTGATAGGACAACAACACACATGAGATGGCTCCCATTGAAGCAGCTCTGTCCCCAAGGAATGTGCTGAGCAAGTCAGATACTCATTCTGAGAAACCTGAAATGGGAACTATGTGGGCAATTGGTCACTGACAAGTGAGAGTTAAAGCTAAAGAGGGGACAGGGAGAGCAAAGAGGTCAGAGCCGTGGCAAACATGGGCAAGCCTAAGTGAGGAGTAAGATGAAATTTACATAAGGTGAACCATTAAAGCCATCACAGATTCCAGGCATTTCTCTTGTCCTTTCACTTGAGCTGCAAAATAAGCCCCTGCAAGCAGTCCTCTgtcccctcttcctctcctccctaaTTCCCTGTGTTCTCACAATCTGTCCAGCATTCCCCAAGGCCCCTTCCTGTGTCCCCTCCCCCACCTACATCTAAAGGGCTGTTACTCTCTCTCCCCTTAGCCAGGTCTCTTCCAGATTTTTTATGTGGTACGAAGTTAAACTGCTGTATGTCCTTTTCACCGTCCTCTTTGTCCCTGTCACCTCCTCTGTCCCTGCACTGATGCGGCATCGCCAAAAAAGAGCCACCAGCCTCTCCTCAGAGGATGCAGCTGGCTGTAGGATGGAGAGGAGGGGTTAGAGGCTGCCAGGTAGAGGGGCCTCCTGGGTGCACCGTTGGGAGGAATGCTGCCTGGACACTGCTATGTCGGTGACTATTTACCTGCAGTCCAGCATCAAACAGTGGCTGTGAGGTGGAGAATAGGTGGGGAATGGAGGCTGAAAGGGCAGCAGGTAGGGCAAGAAGGAGCCAAACCCACAGGAGCAGAGGCCGATAACAGCCAACCTCCTACCCTCCATGGCCACACAACAGAAGAGACAGAATTTAGGATACAGAGTTATGTGTGGATAAATCTCACCATCATACTGAGTGAGAAAACAAGTAGCACAGAATTATGTACCAAAGAGAAACCCAACTGTGCCAAGCAGTACTTGGGTATATACATAGACAGTAAAGTTATCCAAACTAGAGCAGCAGCACATTCAAGTGGAACTCTGTCCGGTTTCCGACTTGACTAGTGCCCCAAAACAATTGGTACCAACTATTTCCCATCTTGCAAGGAGTTGCCTAACAATGGAGGCCTGGTAAAGAAGGCAATCACAATCATGTGACCTCTGACCACTCACCCACCTGCAGGTGTCTACTCACACTGGAAGTCTGGGTGGGTTGGAGACCAGAGAGGCATGCTTCCCAGGGATTGGAGGCTGTGCCGAGTTTAAACGAGGAAAACTTCCCACACTTCAAATTCACTGGAAGGTTGGGGCTACTCAGTGTTCACCTAGAGAACTTGACTTTTGTTTCCAGAAGTGACACTCACAAGGAAGAAATTCAGGAGGAAAGTGGCtgtaggagagggagagaagatttGGCCAAAATTCCTCTGAAGAGATTTTTCTCAGGAGATCTTAGTGGCGGCCAAATGTAACCTTCTCGGGACGGGGAAGGGGGTGGGAATCTGGATGCAGCTGACTCACAGGAATCAGAGGCTGACTGGAGACCATGCACACAGTGTCAGGAGACACTCTCTTCTTCTACTCTTTCATTTCTAGCTGCTGCCTCTCATTGCTCAAATCACTAACCAGACAGCCAGGAAGCCAAGGTGATGTCGTCCATGGTATCAGCCTTCTGGAACACACAGCCCTGCAGAGAAGCATATATCTAGTTGGACAAACTGAGAAGAATCAAATCAATTCACCACTTTTTTCTACTTCCATTACTGTTCCACCACTGTTGCTTTAATCAGAGGAATAAAACCCTTGCCCAACACATGGTAGCATACACAGTGTTGTGAGCCATCTTATCATAACAGATGAGGTCAATTTGATTATAATACCATGTGGAACCTAAGTTGTAACTCTAATGGTTACAAGAAAGTTTCCTACACATTCACATTGACTGGGTGAAGGGAAAGTCACCTTGGCAGGGGATAGAtgaagatggcagaatagaaaccTACACCACTCATCCCATCTCCCTTCACTGGAACACCAGATTTTAATGACTATCTGCACACAAAAAACACTGCCACAAGAACCAAGAATTAGGTGAGCAATCACAtcacctggttttaacttcatatcactgaaagaggcattgCACAGGGCAAGAGAGGTAGTCTGGAACCACCAATGCTACCCCTCCTCCATCCACCAGCGTGGAGAGTCTGTgcactttggggagggagagtgcaGCAAGTGGGGGACTTTACCTTGAACTCAATGCTGCCCTATCACAGCTGAAAACAAATCCATGCAGGGTGCAGCCAGTGCCCACACACAGGTGTGGGGTGGGAGGTGCATTTGGACCAGCCCTCGCCAGGAGAATCACCCTTCCCATCAATTGAAACTTGAGCTTCTTCTCAAGCCTCGCCACTGTGGGCAAAAGTGCTCTAGAGTCCTATGTAAACTTAAAAGGCAGTCTAGGACACAACAACTGCAGTTTCTAAGGAACTCCTAGTGCTGGGCTGGGCTTACAGCCAGTGAACTCAGGTGGCACGTGACCTAGGGAGACAGCAGCTGACATGACTAGCGGAGCCCTTGTGCCATCCCTCCTCCAACCCCTGGTAGTGCAGCTCACAGCAATTAAAACGTCCCCTTACTTCTGCTTAAGGAGAGGAGAGTGAATAAAGGTAGTCCTTTAcagcagtataaaaatggactaacacattaAAGGGGACATTATGTTGCATCTTTGATACCAGCTGAATCACAGTAGAATAGGGCACTGGGCAGAATTGTAAGGCTCcttttccaggccctagctcctgggcGACATTTCTAGATGCACACTAGGCCAGAAGGGAGCCCattgccttgaaggaaaggacccagtcctggcaggacctatcacctgctgactaaagagcccttgggcacTGAATAACACCCAGCGAGATGCAGGGAGTAAGCCATGGGCCTTGGGCTCTGAGGCGTGCTGACTTCAGGGATGACCCAGCATCCTCCAAGCTATGGTGAAGAACTCCTTCCATTTGAAACAAGAAcagagaaaagtaaaggggactttgtatAAGACCCTAAGTACCAGCTCAGCCAGTGCAGTAGAGCAACAAGCAGGCTGTTGGGGTCCTCGAGTCCAGGCCTCAGCTCttagacagcatttctggacccgCCCTGGGCCATacgggagcccactgccctgcagAGTGagccccaggcctggcagcattcactacAAGCTGATGGAAGAACCCttgggctttaagtgaacatCAGTGATGGCCTGACAGAACTCCCCATGGACCAGTGGTgatggtggccacagggagagaCTCCTATACTTTtgcaaaggggagggaagagtgggaaaacTGTATCGTAATTGGAGCACCAGCTTAGCTGCAGTCGaacaaaacaaaaggtaaatTGCGAAGGTATTTTACTCTAATCCCTGGCTCCCAGACTGCATCTCTGGACATACCCAGAACCTGGGGGAACTCCCTGCCTTGAAGggaatgaccttgggcaaggcccACTGCTGTGATGGCTTCATGTCAGGCCCAgtacagtcccagtggtggtagcCACAGAGGACTTGCATCACCACAAGCCAGTGCCAGGTGTTCAGCACAGAGCACCATACTCCATTTGCATGGCATCTGTTTCTGGAGGAGGGGAGGTCTCCGCATGGCAATCCAAGGAATTCTTAgagatcttttattattattattatcatcattattattatactttaaattctagaatacatgtgcacaacatgctggtttgatacataggtatacatgtgccatgttggtttgctgcacccatcaactcatcattcacattaggtatttctcctaatgctattcctccccgagcccccccaccacccaacaggccctggtgtgtgatgttccctgccctgtgtccaagtgatctcattgttcagttaccacctatgagtgagaacatgcagtgtttggttttctgtccttgtgatactttgctgagaatgatggtttccagcttcatccatgtccctacaaaggacatgaactcatccttttttatgactgcatagtattccatggtgtatatgtgccacattttcttaatccagtctaacactgatgggcatttggattggttccaagtctttgctattgtgaatagtgctgcaataaacatacgtgtgcatgtgtctttatagtagcatgatttataatcctttgggtatatacccagtaatgtgattactgggtcaaatggtaattctagttctagatccttgaggaatcgccacactgtctcccacaatggttgaaccaatttacactcccatcaacgtgtaaaggtgttcctatttctccacatcctctccagcatctgttgtttcctgactttttaacgattgccattctaactggtgtgagatggtatctcatggtggttttgatttgcatttctctgatgaccagtgatgatgagctttttttcaggtctctgttggctgcatagatgtcttcttttgagaagtgtctattcatatcctttgcccactttttgatggggttgtttgtttttttcttgcaaatttctttgagttctttgtagattctggatattagccctttgtcagatgagtagattgcaaaaattttctcccattctgtaggttgcctgttcactctgatggtagtttctttgctgcacagaagctctttagtttaattaaatcccatttgtctattttggcttttgttgccattgctttcggtgtttgagtcatgaagtccttgcccatgcctatgtcctgaatggtattgcctaggtttccttcaagggtttttacggttttaggtctaatatttaagtctttaacccatcttgaattaatttttgtataaggtgtaaggaagggatccagtttcagctttctacatatggctagccagttttcccagcaccatttattaaatagggaatcctttccccatttcttgtttttgtcaggtttgtcaaagatcagatggttgtagatgtgtggcgttatttctgagggctctgttctgttccattggtctatatctctgttttggtaccggtaccatgctgttttgggtactgtagccctgtagtacactttgaagtcaggtagtgtgatgcctccagctttgctctcttggcttaggattgtcttggcaatgcaggctcttttttgcttccatatgaactttaaagtaattttttccaattctgtgaagaaagtcattggtagcttggtggggatggcattgaatctataagtttctttgggcagtatgaccattttcacgatattgattcttcctatccatgagcatggaatgttcttccatttgtttgtgtcctcttttatttccttcaccagtggtttctagttctccttgaagaggtccttcacatcccttgtaagttgtattcctaggcattttattctctttgtagcaattgtgaatgggggttcattaatgatttggctctctgtttgtcttaatggtgtataggaatgcttgtgagttttgcacattgattttgtatcctaagattttgctgaagttgcttatcagcttaaggagattttggactgagacgatagggttttctaaatatacaatcatgtcatctgcaaacagggacaatttgacttcctcatttcctaattgaataccctttatttccttctcttgcctgattgtcctggccagaacttccaacactatgttgaataggagtggtgagaaagggcatacttgtcttgtgccagttttcaaagggaatgcttccagtttttgcccattcagtatgatattggctgtgggtttgccataaatagctcttattattttgagatatgttccatcagtacctagtttattgagagtttttagcatgaagggctgttgaattttgtcaaaggccttttctgcatctattgagataatcatgtgctttttgttgttggttcagtttatgtgatgaattacatttattgatttgcatatgttgaaccagccttgcatcccagggatgaagcccacttgatcatgacggagaagctttttgatgtgctgctggattcagtttgccagtattttattgaggattttcgcatagatgttcatcagggatattggtctaaaattttctttttttgttgtgtctctgcccggctttggtatcaggatgatgctggcctcataaaatgagttagggagggttccctctttttctattgattggaatagtttcagaaggaatggtaccagctcctctttgtacctctggtagaatttggctgtgaatccgtctggtcctggcctttttttggttggtaggctattaattattgcctcaatttcagagactgttattggtctattcagagattcaacttcttcctggtttggtcttgggagggtgtatgtgtccaggaattcatccatttcttctagattttctagtttatttgcatagagctgtttataatattctctgatagtagtttgtatttctgtgggatcggtggtgatatcccctttatcattatattttattgtgtctatttgattcttctctcttttcttctttattagtcttgctagcggtctatcaattttgttgatcttttcaaaaaaccagctcctggattc
The Gorilla gorilla gorilla isolate KB3781 chromosome X, NHGRI_mGorGor1-v2.1_pri, whole genome shotgun sequence genome window above contains:
- the LOC115932285 gene encoding embryonic testis differentiation protein homolog B encodes the protein MDKEVPKGSPREPALNIKKSDKSFKCKKPTENVLIFLINRQVGRHRSDIDLSRWVWMLS